In Candidatus Nitronauta litoralis, one DNA window encodes the following:
- a CDS encoding thioredoxin domain-containing protein has protein sequence MSKGQRANRLIHEKSPYLLQHAYNPVDWFPWGDEAFALAKKSNKPLLVSIGYATCHWCHVMERESFEDHKTAELINRYFVAIKVDREERPDVDSIYMKAVQALGQQGGWPLNVFVTPDGIPFYGGTYFPPVARHNLASFSDVLEFLNNTWVNEQDKVAKQSKALIDHLKQETTQGTSSEKGTVDTLSFRGENRAAELYEQYYDQLNHGFKFQQQNKFPPSMGLCLLLRNYHRTGNTKLLEMVQKTLCAMKHGGIYDQIGGGLSRYSTDYRWLVPHFEKMLYDNALFVSALVETFQITQDAQFINYANDIFTYIDRDMTHPEGGFYSAEDADSEGVEGKFYVWTQEEIESLLGRQVASVAIPYYNVLPTGNWEGNNILHVTRSPEALAQELHMPVESVTKALDTARETLLETRSKRIRPLLDDKILTSWNGLMISAMARAGRVSADKGRIGVAERSLAFIYDNLTTQQGRLLRRWRDGEGRYSGYLFDYTSLANACCELYEATFNPDYLFKARDLMKIVEDQFASDSGAYFETPADGENLIVRQISGYDGVEPSGNSNASMVFMKLAAWLLEPEYERKAEKIFLSFYDDVSEYGLNSSFMMQALHLYAAGMKEVAVIGVKGDASTQGFLDTINQGFFPNTVFAFAYEGDARKDEVPLLKDKNAVNGKTTAYVCHHGACQAPVNSVEEMTNQLNDYRETPDS, from the coding sequence ATGAGCAAAGGACAACGTGCCAACCGGTTGATCCACGAGAAGAGCCCCTATCTGCTGCAGCACGCCTACAATCCGGTGGACTGGTTTCCATGGGGGGATGAAGCCTTCGCACTCGCCAAAAAATCCAACAAGCCATTGCTGGTCAGTATCGGATACGCCACCTGCCACTGGTGCCACGTGATGGAACGTGAATCGTTTGAAGACCACAAAACGGCAGAACTGATCAACCGATACTTTGTGGCTATCAAGGTCGACCGTGAAGAGCGTCCCGATGTCGACAGCATCTATATGAAAGCGGTGCAGGCCCTGGGCCAACAAGGCGGCTGGCCACTCAATGTATTTGTAACACCGGATGGCATTCCGTTTTATGGTGGCACTTATTTCCCGCCAGTCGCGCGTCACAACCTTGCATCGTTTTCGGATGTTCTGGAATTTCTCAACAACACCTGGGTAAATGAACAGGACAAGGTAGCCAAGCAAAGCAAGGCCCTCATCGACCATTTGAAACAGGAAACTACACAGGGCACTTCATCTGAAAAAGGAACTGTCGATACTCTGAGTTTTCGTGGGGAAAACCGGGCCGCCGAGTTATATGAACAGTATTACGATCAGCTGAACCATGGCTTTAAATTTCAGCAACAGAATAAGTTTCCGCCTTCCATGGGCCTCTGCCTGTTATTGCGTAATTACCACCGAACCGGAAACACCAAACTGTTGGAGATGGTTCAGAAAACCCTGTGCGCCATGAAGCACGGAGGCATCTACGATCAGATCGGCGGCGGCTTGTCACGCTACAGCACGGACTACCGTTGGCTGGTACCGCATTTTGAAAAGATGTTGTACGACAACGCGCTATTCGTTTCTGCGCTGGTCGAGACTTTTCAGATTACGCAAGATGCCCAGTTCATAAATTACGCTAACGACATTTTCACTTACATTGACCGCGACATGACCCACCCCGAGGGCGGTTTTTACAGCGCAGAAGATGCCGACAGCGAAGGCGTCGAAGGCAAGTTTTATGTCTGGACCCAGGAAGAAATCGAATCACTGCTGGGTCGACAGGTCGCGAGTGTTGCCATTCCTTATTATAACGTTCTGCCCACGGGGAACTGGGAGGGCAACAATATCCTGCATGTTACGCGCAGTCCCGAGGCCCTCGCCCAGGAATTGCACATGCCGGTAGAATCGGTGACCAAGGCACTGGACACGGCCCGTGAAACCTTGCTGGAAACACGAAGCAAACGTATCCGTCCTCTACTCGACGACAAGATCCTCACTTCCTGGAACGGACTCATGATCAGCGCCATGGCGCGCGCGGGACGGGTTTCTGCCGATAAAGGCCGGATTGGAGTTGCCGAACGGTCACTGGCGTTCATCTACGACAACCTGACGACTCAGCAGGGGCGGCTTCTAAGACGCTGGAGGGATGGCGAAGGACGCTACAGTGGCTATCTGTTCGATTACACTTCACTTGCCAATGCGTGCTGTGAGCTTTATGAGGCAACCTTTAATCCTGATTACCTGTTCAAAGCGCGCGATCTTATGAAGATCGTGGAAGATCAATTTGCATCGGACTCAGGGGCCTATTTCGAAACCCCCGCGGATGGGGAAAACTTAATCGTCCGGCAAATCTCAGGTTACGATGGTGTCGAACCCTCTGGCAACAGCAACGCCAGCATGGTATTCATGAAACTGGCTGCCTGGCTTCTTGAACCTGAATACGAACGCAAGGCCGAAAAAATCTTCCTCTCCTTCTATGACGACGTCAGTGAATATGGACTAAATTCGTCATTCATGATGCAGGCACTCCATCTTTATGCAGCGGGAATGAAAGAGGTCGCTGTTATTGGAGTGAAGGGGGATGCTTCCACCCAGGGATTCCTGGATACAATCAACCAGGGATTTTTTCCAAATACTGTCTTCGCTTTTGCCTATGAAGGCGATGCCCGTAAAGACGAGGTCCCCTTACTTAAAGATAAAAATGCCGTCAACGGCAAAACTACAGCCTATGTATGCCATCATGGGGCCTGCCAGGCTCCGGTAAATTCAGTAGAAGAGATGACCAATCAACTGAATGACTACCGTGAAACCCCGGATAGTTGA
- the bioB gene encoding biotin synthase BioB → MTNSVTQDTPRTHWIESLIGKALNGEGISRQEALDLETLTQEELTLLFEGTSRVREKFHGHNVKICSIVNAKSGKCPEVCGFCSQSSAFQTDSPEYPLMDVETIVASAKEAEAFGSNEFSIVTSGTAMTDQKELDTLKEAIRRIKAETKLETCCSLGLMSTEHLKELKEAGLDRFHHNLETAASHFDQVVSTHSYDDEKRAVENAKEAGIPVCVGGIFGMGESFSQRVELALDIRELETDSFPVNFLKPQPGTAMENLEMLPTIEGLRTIALLRLVNPKLDMFVCGGREEVFGDQQEKVFEAGANGILGGNYLTTKGQDPKRDIEMIESLGLVPVLEPAQQ, encoded by the coding sequence ATGACCAATTCCGTTACACAGGATACTCCGCGCACACATTGGATCGAAAGCCTCATTGGAAAAGCGTTGAATGGAGAGGGTATTTCCAGACAGGAAGCATTGGACCTTGAAACGCTGACTCAGGAAGAGCTGACCCTCTTATTTGAAGGCACCAGCCGGGTACGCGAAAAATTTCACGGGCATAACGTAAAAATCTGCTCCATCGTTAATGCCAAATCCGGGAAATGTCCGGAAGTCTGCGGATTCTGCTCTCAATCCTCAGCCTTTCAAACGGACTCCCCCGAGTACCCGCTGATGGATGTTGAAACCATCGTCGCCAGTGCCAAGGAGGCAGAAGCGTTTGGTTCAAACGAGTTTTCGATTGTCACCTCCGGCACCGCCATGACGGACCAGAAAGAACTCGACACCCTGAAAGAGGCTATCCGTCGAATCAAGGCCGAAACAAAATTGGAAACCTGTTGTTCCCTGGGCCTGATGAGTACTGAACATTTAAAGGAGTTGAAGGAGGCCGGACTCGACCGTTTCCACCACAATCTGGAAACTGCAGCAAGCCATTTTGACCAGGTGGTCAGCACCCATTCCTATGATGACGAAAAGCGAGCGGTAGAAAATGCCAAGGAAGCGGGTATCCCGGTTTGTGTCGGAGGCATCTTCGGCATGGGTGAGAGTTTCTCACAACGAGTTGAACTGGCTCTGGATATCCGCGAACTGGAAACGGATTCTTTCCCGGTTAATTTCCTGAAGCCTCAACCTGGAACCGCGATGGAGAACCTCGAGATGTTGCCCACGATTGAGGGTCTGCGCACCATTGCCCTGTTACGACTGGTTAACCCAAAACTGGATATGTTTGTCTGTGGGGGGCGGGAAGAAGTTTTCGGGGATCAGCAGGAAAAAGTGTTCGAAGCTGGTGCCAACGGCATCCTGGGAGGAAATTACCTGACAACCAAGGGCCAGGATCCAAAACGCGACATTGAGATGATCGAAAGTCTTGGGCTGGTCCCGGTCCTGGAACCTGCACAACAATAG
- the trxA gene encoding thioredoxin, whose protein sequence is MATDNVVSVTDAEFDTSVLQNEKPAMIDFWAEWCQPCKMLAPTIEELADENEGKLMVAKLNVDDNPQTATKYNIRGIPTLLFFKGGKIVQQVVGVKSKAEIQKIIDETV, encoded by the coding sequence ATGGCAACCGATAATGTTGTCTCGGTTACCGATGCGGAATTTGACACGTCGGTCCTGCAAAATGAAAAGCCCGCCATGATTGATTTCTGGGCGGAATGGTGCCAACCCTGCAAAATGCTGGCACCCACAATCGAAGAACTGGCCGATGAAAATGAGGGTAAATTGATGGTTGCGAAGCTGAACGTCGATGACAATCCGCAGACTGCCACCAAATACAATATCCGGGGAATACCCACCCTGCTTTTTTTCAAGGGTGGGAAGATCGTCCAGCAAGTGGTGGGCGTGAAATCCAAGGCAGAAATTCAGAAGATCATTGACGAAACTGTTTGA
- a CDS encoding gamma-glutamylcyclotransferase translates to MANFIYFFAYDELIMPEVFEKHGFVANARFNVTLSAYKMVFHKIPNNPEDFKEGEGRPTIIPTDSNIGMMEGILYEIDETLLPKLDEYYGHPNDYHRKKMRFTKHDFTFINGFVYMAQVENTDSRLLPSQAQLDAYRPARKTMTRLYFSRLVTQATVEEPHKRRPG, encoded by the coding sequence ATGGCCAACTTTATTTACTTTTTTGCCTACGATGAACTGATCATGCCCGAAGTTTTTGAGAAGCACGGCTTCGTGGCGAATGCCAGGTTCAATGTCACCCTCTCCGCCTATAAAATGGTGTTCCATAAAATCCCGAACAACCCGGAAGATTTTAAGGAAGGCGAGGGACGTCCCACCATCATCCCAACCGACAGCAACATTGGCATGATGGAGGGTATCCTTTATGAAATTGATGAGACCCTGCTGCCCAAACTCGACGAATATTATGGGCACCCAAATGACTACCACAGGAAAAAAATGCGCTTCACCAAACACGATTTCACTTTCATCAATGGCTTCGTGTATATGGCACAGGTGGAAAACACCGACTCGCGTCTTTTGCCCAGCCAGGCTCAACTGGATGCCTATCGACCGGCGCGGAAAACCATGACACGTCTGTATTTCTCCAGACTGGTGACCCAGGCCACCGTGGAAGAACCTCACAAACGTCGCCCCGGCTAA
- a CDS encoding amidinotransferase → MESLRALVRPPAMSFIKALSPHPERNNIDPEKAILQHNAYCTALVEAGVEVVKLAPLEAFPDSTFIEDNAVILEGKAYLTTMKAPTRRGESALFEAELKKHLPVETLDPPVFLDGGDVLKTNDAVFIGQSNRTGHEAIQYFQKKLKHPVIPVEVKNALHLKTAATWLGGNRLLVNPAGCDVNSFKDFDCVEVKAEDAYAANCLVIGDEVIMPAGFKRVEENLKNIGFTPHPVNMSEFEKADGGITCLSLVFER, encoded by the coding sequence ATGGAAAGTTTGCGTGCCCTGGTGAGACCACCGGCTATGAGTTTCATCAAAGCTCTGTCACCTCACCCTGAGCGAAACAATATCGACCCTGAAAAAGCGATTCTCCAGCACAATGCCTACTGCACAGCTCTCGTAGAAGCAGGGGTAGAGGTAGTCAAGCTTGCGCCTCTTGAAGCTTTTCCCGATAGCACTTTCATTGAAGACAACGCAGTCATTCTTGAGGGCAAAGCGTACCTCACCACGATGAAAGCTCCAACCCGGAGAGGCGAATCTGCGCTGTTTGAGGCCGAGTTGAAAAAACACCTTCCTGTTGAAACTCTGGATCCACCCGTGTTTCTCGATGGAGGGGATGTCTTGAAAACAAACGATGCGGTTTTCATCGGGCAATCCAATCGCACCGGTCATGAAGCAATTCAATATTTCCAAAAAAAGTTAAAACATCCGGTGATCCCGGTTGAAGTGAAAAATGCATTACATCTGAAAACCGCCGCCACCTGGCTGGGCGGAAACCGACTTTTGGTGAATCCGGCGGGTTGCGATGTAAATTCTTTTAAAGACTTTGACTGCGTCGAAGTAAAAGCGGAAGATGCTTATGCTGCGAATTGTCTCGTAATCGGCGACGAGGTAATAATGCCGGCGGGATTCAAACGAGTTGAGGAAAACTTAAAAAATATCGGGTTCACTCCCCACCCGGTCAACATGAGTGAATTCGAAAAAGCCGATGGTGGCATCACCTGCCTGAGTCTTGTTTTTGAACGCTGA
- a CDS encoding carotenoid 1,2-hydratase — MVLCSVFPVLSQEIDPFKQALPGYEYSFPRDFYSHEDYRIEWWYYTGNLRDESNREFGYQLTFFRVALDPDKALSNPSQWKIDHIYFAHMTVSDLKDEKFYFFERINRPSLGLAGAASNKLHVWNEDWELKQEGPGHRLVALENETGLDLSLVPGKPLVIHGNDGVSQKGEGEGNASHYFSFTRMATTGTVTIKGKPYKVSGTSWMDHEYSSNQLNPTQIGWDWFSLKLNDGTELMLYQIRLKDGGIDPYSSGTRVTSSGKPQHIKKGEYKIRATGKWKSDRSGIEYPSGWNIQIPDKKIDLVIKPDMEGQELFELRSINRSYWEGSVTVSGTSKGEQVKGKGYVELVGYGKALEQQLPE, encoded by the coding sequence ATGGTTTTGTGTTCGGTGTTTCCGGTTTTGAGTCAGGAAATAGATCCTTTCAAACAGGCGCTTCCGGGATACGAGTACTCTTTCCCTCGTGATTTTTATTCACACGAGGATTACCGCATCGAGTGGTGGTATTACACGGGTAATTTGCGAGATGAGTCGAATCGGGAATTTGGTTATCAACTGACTTTTTTTCGAGTTGCTCTGGATCCGGATAAAGCCCTGTCCAACCCTTCCCAATGGAAAATTGACCACATTTATTTTGCGCACATGACTGTGAGTGACCTTAAGGATGAGAAGTTTTATTTTTTCGAACGCATTAACCGCCCAAGTCTTGGTCTTGCCGGGGCTGCATCAAACAAGCTCCATGTATGGAATGAGGACTGGGAATTGAAGCAGGAAGGACCCGGGCATCGGCTGGTTGCGTTGGAAAATGAGACGGGATTGGATCTTTCCCTGGTTCCGGGAAAACCTCTGGTAATTCACGGAAATGATGGGGTCAGTCAGAAGGGGGAGGGTGAAGGCAACGCCTCTCATTACTTTTCCTTCACTCGGATGGCGACGACGGGAACCGTCACGATCAAGGGAAAACCGTACAAGGTCTCCGGCACGAGTTGGATGGATCACGAATATTCCAGTAACCAGCTCAATCCGACGCAGATCGGCTGGGACTGGTTTTCCTTGAAACTTAATGATGGTACAGAGTTGATGCTCTACCAGATCAGGCTGAAAGACGGTGGCATTGATCCCTATTCCAGTGGAACGCGGGTTACATCATCCGGAAAACCCCAGCATATTAAAAAAGGAGAATACAAGATTCGCGCGACCGGAAAATGGAAGAGTGATCGTTCGGGTATTGAATATCCTTCGGGCTGGAATATTCAGATTCCAGACAAGAAAATCGATCTAGTCATCAAGCCAGATATGGAAGGTCAGGAGCTTTTCGAACTGCGCTCAATCAACCGATCCTATTGGGAAGGGAGTGTCACGGTTAGCGGCACGTCCAAAGGCGAGCAGGTTAAAGGAAAAGGTTATGTGGAGCTGGTGGGCTATGGGAAGGCTCTGGAGCAACAACTGCCGGAGTGA
- a CDS encoding glycosyltransferase family 2 protein: MKSISAIIVNWNDKEVTAACIRSLEEQDCGPVEIIVCDNGSTDGSVEFLKSTFPHVHLIENENNLGFGPALNRGLEVARGDHLIFLNNDLVLAPDCLRQLSLALDSSLWIGGIVPKILFDNKPGRINSFGVDIHYTGIACPHMFDAVDSPNMKPYETACGGIFMFPRSIYEETQGFDPDLFLYHEDHDLSWRIRLLGYRIETCPKAVMSHQYKFNKGVFKYYSSEKNRLVLLLKNYRWKTLLLIAPALLAVEMAQWAHAITNGWFLLKLKSYFEIVVGLPDTLKKRTQIQSTRQVNDREITGLHEDRLQLSGIKHPMLENWLSPFLEWYGERIRKWI, from the coding sequence GTGAAATCCATTTCCGCCATCATCGTTAACTGGAACGACAAGGAGGTCACTGCCGCCTGCATTCGTTCTCTGGAAGAGCAGGACTGTGGTCCGGTTGAGATCATCGTCTGCGATAATGGCTCAACGGATGGTTCCGTCGAATTTTTAAAATCGACTTTCCCTCATGTCCACCTCATCGAAAACGAGAACAATCTGGGTTTTGGTCCGGCTTTGAACCGCGGATTAGAGGTCGCCCGAGGCGACCATCTCATTTTCCTCAACAATGATTTGGTCCTGGCCCCGGATTGTTTAAGACAATTATCCCTTGCTCTGGATTCCAGCCTCTGGATTGGTGGAATAGTACCTAAAATCCTGTTCGATAATAAACCGGGACGAATCAACTCTTTCGGTGTAGACATTCATTATACGGGAATCGCCTGCCCACATATGTTTGATGCAGTGGATTCACCCAACATGAAACCCTACGAAACGGCCTGCGGAGGAATCTTCATGTTTCCCCGTTCCATTTATGAAGAAACTCAAGGGTTCGATCCTGATCTGTTTTTGTATCACGAGGATCATGATTTATCGTGGCGCATCCGCTTATTGGGCTATCGGATCGAGACCTGCCCGAAAGCCGTAATGAGCCACCAGTACAAATTCAACAAGGGTGTGTTCAAGTATTATTCGTCAGAAAAAAACCGGCTGGTCCTGCTTTTAAAAAACTACCGTTGGAAAACTCTCTTGCTTATTGCACCTGCCCTGCTGGCCGTTGAAATGGCCCAATGGGCTCACGCCATCACCAATGGCTGGTTCCTGCTGAAACTCAAAAGCTACTTTGAAATTGTGGTCGGATTGCCTGATACCCTGAAAAAAAGAACCCAGATTCAAAGCACCCGCCAGGTCAACGATCGTGAAATTACTGGACTGCATGAAGACCGGCTACAGCTTTCGGGAATCAAACACCCGATGCTGGAGAACTGGCTCAGTCCTTTTCTTGAATGGTATGGGGAACGCATCCGTAAATGGATTTAA
- a CDS encoding TIGR01777 family protein gives MNILVTGATGFIGREVLLHLAKAGHKITVLTRDPKTAPVKVPVNCRFFQWDSSLLQPPEEAFEGIDGVVHLAGENIIGRWTKSRKTEIKRSRVLSTHHLVEAFKKLEKKPEVFICASGIGIYGDRQAVELDDTASVGDGFLSELCQAWEEEALKAETLGIRTVPFRIGVVLGRRGGAFKMMSPPFRLGLGGRIADGEQWMSWIHVTDLARMVVHVLDQKTVSGPVNAVSSQPIQNGKFSKLLGKVLKRPAFIPVPRFVVKLVLGEASSVVLGSLKVLPRKIEQSGFQFNFPDPESALGDLCQEVTQEFRMEMWVPWSQEKVFNFFSDAGNLERITPPHLSFNVLRHSTPEMTEGTRINYRLKLHGFPICWQSLITDWRPPERFSDFQVVGPYWMWYHTHEFVEKDGGTLIIDRATYRVPFWVFGDVLGAGFIKKDLEKIFLYRREIIAEMMKA, from the coding sequence TTGAATATTCTGGTGACAGGAGCAACAGGTTTTATTGGTCGTGAGGTCTTGCTTCATTTGGCGAAAGCCGGACACAAGATCACTGTTCTGACACGTGATCCTAAAACGGCTCCGGTGAAAGTACCAGTCAATTGCCGGTTTTTCCAGTGGGACTCATCTCTTCTTCAGCCACCCGAAGAAGCGTTTGAAGGGATCGATGGGGTGGTTCATCTTGCTGGTGAAAATATCATCGGTCGTTGGACTAAATCTCGCAAAACCGAAATCAAACGATCCCGTGTTTTGTCGACCCACCATTTGGTCGAAGCATTCAAAAAACTCGAAAAAAAACCGGAAGTCTTTATCTGTGCCTCCGGTATAGGTATTTATGGCGATCGCCAGGCCGTGGAACTGGATGACACGGCTTCCGTGGGCGATGGTTTTCTTTCAGAACTGTGCCAGGCCTGGGAAGAGGAGGCCCTGAAGGCAGAGACGCTGGGGATTCGAACTGTCCCGTTTAGGATAGGTGTGGTCCTTGGAAGAAGAGGTGGCGCTTTTAAAATGATGTCCCCCCCTTTCAGGCTGGGACTGGGAGGGCGGATTGCGGATGGTGAACAATGGATGAGCTGGATCCATGTGACCGATCTGGCTCGGATGGTCGTCCATGTTCTCGATCAGAAAACCGTGAGTGGTCCTGTAAATGCCGTATCGAGTCAGCCCATTCAAAATGGGAAATTCAGCAAATTGTTAGGGAAGGTCTTGAAGCGACCTGCGTTTATACCGGTCCCTCGTTTCGTTGTAAAACTTGTTTTAGGAGAAGCTTCCAGCGTGGTGTTGGGAAGCCTCAAGGTATTGCCCAGGAAAATTGAACAATCGGGATTCCAGTTTAACTTCCCCGACCCGGAGTCGGCCCTGGGAGACCTTTGCCAGGAGGTGACCCAGGAATTTCGCATGGAAATGTGGGTTCCCTGGTCTCAGGAGAAGGTATTCAATTTTTTCTCGGATGCAGGCAACCTGGAGCGAATTACCCCTCCGCATCTTTCGTTCAATGTGTTGCGGCACAGTACACCGGAAATGACGGAGGGAACTCGAATTAACTATCGACTTAAGCTTCATGGTTTCCCAATTTGCTGGCAATCTCTCATCACAGACTGGCGTCCTCCGGAAAGATTTTCGGATTTTCAGGTAGTGGGGCCCTACTGGATGTGGTACCACACCCACGAGTTTGTGGAAAAGGATGGTGGCACACTTATCATTGATCGCGCTACTTACCGCGTTCCTTTCTGGGTGTTCGGTGATGTCCTGGGTGCGGGTTTTATCAAAAAAGATCTGGAAAAAATATTTCTTTACCGGCGCGAAATTATTGCTGAAATGATGAAGGCGTGA
- a CDS encoding CDGSH iron-sulfur domain-containing protein, with protein sequence MPYKNSPHYVEETPGTKYYCTCGESGNKPYCDGSHETKNTGKQPFQYNCEEARRLAICDCGNTGNAPFCDGTHSKL encoded by the coding sequence ATGCCGTATAAAAATAGTCCGCACTATGTAGAAGAAACCCCCGGAACTAAATACTATTGTACCTGTGGGGAATCGGGAAATAAACCATACTGTGATGGTTCCCACGAAACCAAAAATACCGGAAAACAACCGTTTCAATACAATTGTGAAGAAGCACGTCGTTTGGCGATCTGCGACTGTGGAAATACAGGAAATGCCCCGTTTTGTGATGGCACCCACAGCAAACTTTGA
- a CDS encoding UvrD-helicase domain-containing protein: MALSDELNPRQLEAVTTTEGPLLVVAGAGSGKTRAITYRILHLIRDKQVSPENILAITFTNKAAREMRERVFQQLDSNEAAPWVSTFHSLCLKLLRRHISELGYSNEFVIFDAQDQLALIKKCMKEGQVNSEAFPPKSLLGKISEFKNDFKMPEELDPETFSYGPALKAVQIYPRYQKALKEHNALDFDDLLVLTVRLLRQSDQIREYYNERFKYLLVDEFQDTNLTQYRLIQLLSQRYHNVCVVGDDDQSIYSWRGARIENILRFEREFEGARVIKLEQNYRSTQTILKVAGAVVRENENRKDKTLWTENEEGEPVIYFRAEDEVDEARIAAERLNQWNQEDGISFDDAAVLYRTNAQSRAMEDHLRHLGMPYRVVGGQKFYERKEIKDVLAYMKVILNPADSVSLKRILNVPTRGIGKTSVEKVEDWCQQNNATLAQGLREATQGGLVGSGPGRKIEQFLNLLDQLSRVYQDGSALDFLQDTMEKSGYLAMLEKENTIESRGRVENLNELYNAVEAFVETERRGTLLDFLDSATLVSDQDLIDESRGVIHLMTLHTCKGLEFDAVVILGVENGLLPHTSSMSDNTSYEEERRLCYVGLTRARKKLMVTNTRHRRMHGSTFHYQPSDFLLAIPPELLQKEMSEQRAPLHDRYGGKSQWQDNRAGRQDEVPAMKSSGGKQASGEFAVGTRVLHPKFGQGVVVMKEGEEEDLRVTVFFKSEGKKKLVARKAKLIML; encoded by the coding sequence ATGGCGTTATCTGACGAATTGAATCCACGGCAACTTGAAGCCGTCACCACAACGGAAGGTCCCTTATTGGTAGTGGCCGGAGCCGGGTCCGGCAAAACCCGTGCGATCACTTACCGGATTTTGCATCTCATCAGGGACAAGCAGGTTTCTCCGGAAAATATTCTGGCGATCACTTTCACCAACAAGGCTGCACGGGAGATGCGTGAACGCGTATTTCAACAGCTGGATAGCAACGAGGCGGCTCCCTGGGTCAGCACCTTCCATTCCCTTTGCCTGAAGCTTTTGCGCCGGCACATCAGTGAGCTTGGGTATTCCAATGAGTTTGTAATTTTTGATGCGCAGGATCAGTTGGCATTGATCAAAAAATGCATGAAAGAGGGTCAGGTTAATTCAGAAGCGTTTCCTCCGAAATCCCTGCTTGGAAAGATCAGCGAATTCAAAAATGATTTTAAAATGCCAGAGGAGCTGGACCCTGAAACCTTTTCCTATGGCCCGGCATTAAAAGCGGTGCAGATATATCCCCGTTATCAGAAGGCGCTCAAGGAACACAACGCGCTGGACTTTGATGATCTGCTGGTGCTGACCGTGAGGTTGCTACGGCAGTCAGACCAGATACGGGAGTACTATAACGAACGTTTTAAATATTTACTGGTCGACGAATTTCAGGACACGAACCTCACCCAATACAGGTTGATCCAGCTCCTCAGTCAGCGTTACCACAATGTTTGTGTGGTGGGGGATGATGATCAGAGTATCTACAGTTGGCGTGGAGCCCGGATCGAGAACATCCTGAGGTTCGAACGCGAGTTTGAAGGTGCCCGCGTCATCAAGCTGGAACAGAACTACCGCTCCACCCAGACGATTTTGAAAGTTGCAGGTGCGGTGGTTCGTGAAAATGAAAACCGGAAAGACAAGACCCTTTGGACAGAAAATGAAGAAGGGGAACCGGTGATTTATTTCCGGGCAGAGGACGAGGTGGATGAGGCCCGAATTGCAGCGGAGCGGCTCAACCAGTGGAACCAGGAGGATGGAATATCTTTTGACGATGCCGCAGTGCTTTACCGCACCAACGCTCAATCGCGTGCGATGGAAGATCACTTGCGTCACCTCGGAATGCCCTACAGGGTGGTCGGTGGGCAAAAATTTTATGAAAGAAAAGAGATTAAGGATGTGCTGGCTTATATGAAAGTCATTCTTAATCCTGCTGACTCGGTTTCCTTGAAGCGCATTCTCAATGTCCCGACACGGGGAATCGGAAAGACCAGCGTTGAAAAAGTTGAAGATTGGTGCCAGCAGAACAACGCGACCCTGGCTCAGGGACTGCGTGAGGCCACCCAGGGTGGATTGGTGGGTAGTGGTCCGGGACGCAAGATTGAACAGTTTTTGAATCTTCTGGATCAACTGAGCCGGGTTTATCAGGATGGATCGGCTCTCGACTTTCTCCAGGATACGATGGAAAAGAGTGGTTACCTCGCCATGCTGGAAAAAGAAAACACGATTGAAAGCCGGGGACGGGTTGAAAATCTCAATGAGCTGTATAACGCGGTTGAGGCGTTTGTTGAAACGGAACGGCGGGGCACCCTGCTGGATTTTCTGGATTCAGCCACCCTGGTTTCGGATCAGGATCTGATCGACGAAAGCCGTGGGGTTATTCACCTGATGACCTTGCACACATGCAAGGGCCTTGAATTCGATGCTGTGGTGATCCTCGGTGTCGAAAACGGGCTTCTGCCCCATACCAGTTCCATGTCCGACAATACCAGTTATGAAGAAGAACGCCGCTTGTGCTATGTGGGACTCACACGTGCAAGAAAAAAACTGATGGTCACCAACACGCGGCATCGCAGAATGCATGGCAGCACCTTTCATTACCAACCATCGGATTTTTTACTGGCGATTCCACCAGAGCTGCTCCAAAAAGAAATGTCTGAACAAAGAGCGCCTTTGCATGACAGGTATGGTGGGAAATCTCAATGGCAGGACAACAGGGCAGGTCGTCAGGACGAAGTGCCTGCTATGAAGTCTTCAGGAGGAAAGCAGGCGAGTGGTGAGTTCGCGGTAGGCACGCGGGTCCTGCATCCAAAGTTTGGTCAGGGAGTCGTGGTTATGAAAGAGGGAGAGGAGGAGGATTTACGCGTGACCGTATTCTTTAAAAGCGAGGGAAAGAAAAAACTGGTTGCACGAAAAGCCAAGCTTATCATGTTGTAG